A genome region from Erigeron canadensis isolate Cc75 chromosome 3, C_canadensis_v1, whole genome shotgun sequence includes the following:
- the LOC122594274 gene encoding probable aspartic proteinase GIP1, whose translation MSFLQYFTLIFIYQQFSIINSSTSFVSPINKDQSTQLYTLSISIKTPLQLTDFLLDLGNKLSWIDCTSGYYISTTHHYIPCGTTKCNELGSLACSNCFRASGPGCHNNSCALFPENPVIKNVVLGQALVDTVGLTVSDGGQLGIVPNFVLSCCDESLLIGLPDGVTGLAGLGRSNYSLPAQVSSVYALPNIFALCLPSSTTSTLSGTAFFNTPGPYYFSPGIDLSSNLTYTPLIINPVSFTIVTYANQPSDEYFVGLTSININSNPLQLNRTLLTIDKTTGFGGTRLSTVSPYTILHTSIYNVFIETFMNETTKLNLTITDDPVSPFDVCYDAGDIYVTFLGPDVPVIDFVMEGDDENVNYWRMYGGNSMVNVVKENGEELWCLGFFDGGEDARTSVVIGGKQMEDNLLQFDLVQERFGFSSSVLVHDTNCSSFNFGYNGLP comes from the exons ATGTCTTTCCTCCAATACTTCACTCTAATCTTCATATACCAACAATTCAGCATTATCAATTCTTCAACATCTTTTGTATCTCCAATCAATAAAGACCAATCTACACAACTCTACACACTCTCCATTTCAATCAAAACACCTCTCCAACTAACCGATTTCCTTCTAGACCTCGGTAACAAACTCTCGTGGATCGATTGCACGTCGGGCTACTACATTTCCACAACTCACCATTACATCCCTTGTGGCACAACTAAATGCAATGAACTTGGGTCTCTTGCTTGTTCAAATTGTTTTCGGGCCTCAGGCCCGGGCTGTCACAACAATTCTTGTGCATTGTTTCCTGAAAATCCTGTTATAAAGAACGTTGTATTGGGCCAAGCATTGGTTGACACGGTTGGATTGACTGTTAGTGATGGTGGTCAACTGGGTATTGTTCCGAATTTTGTGCTTTCTTGTTGTGATGAATCTTTGCTTATTGGTTTACCTGATGGGGTTACTGGATTGGCTGGTTTGGGCCGGTCTAATTATTCTCTTCCTGCACAG GTTAGCAGCGTCTATGCATTACCCAACATATTTGCACTCTGCCTTCCCAGCTCAACAACATCAACATTGTCCGGTACAGCCTTCTTCAACACGCCCGGCCCCTACTACTTCTCCCCCGGAATCGACCTCTCAAGCAACCTCACCTACACTCCACTCATCATAAACCCAGTCAGCTTCACCATTGTAACTTACGCCAACCAACCTTCCGATGAATACTTTGTCGGGCTAACCTCAATCAACATCAACTCCAACCCGTTACAACTCAACCGAACATTACTAACTATTGATAAAACCACCGGGTTTGGTGGAACCAGACTAAGCACAGTCAGTCCTTACACTATCTTACACACATCCATTTACAATGTATTTATAGAAACATTCATGAATGAAACCACTAAGCTTAACCTCACTATCACGGATGATCCAGTGAGCCCGTTTGACGTGTGTTATGATGCTGGTGATATTTATGTTACATTTTTAGGCCCGGATGTCCCGGTTATTGATTTTGTGATGGAGGGTGATGATGAAAATGTGAATTATTGGAGAATGTATGGAGGGAACTCAATGGTGAATGTTGTCAAGGAAAATGGTGAGGAGTTGTGGTGTTTAGGATTTTTTGATGGTGGTGAGGATGCAAGGACTTCTGTGGTGATTGGTGGGAAACAAATGGAAGATAATTTGTTGCAGTTTGATTTGGTTCAAGAGAGGTTTGGGTTTAGTTCTTCTGTTTTGGTGCATGATACTAATTGTAGTAGTTTTAACTTTGGTTATAATGGGCTGCCATGA
- the LOC122592107 gene encoding probable aspartic proteinase GIP1 — MSLKRFFLFVFLFISPSFSALLAPITKHHIQTSRFYTLKLYLMTPLQHTDLLLHIGAKYTAVDCNHNYTSTTSWPVPCNSPLCHSLQKFQVNTTNCNITRTTRNRVPGGCVILTHNSHARVDSLALPTTNGCNQGQLRVFPKFVLTCSAEASKLLKGHAKKEIVGLAGLGYSKYSLAAQVSTTTSIFAVCLSGSPSAPGVAFFELPKPYYFLPGVDVSDHLNYTPLMFSHITTQKTNKKHFEDAYFLGVKSININGKPTAIDQTLLTINTNGKGGTRISTLDPYTVLERSIFTTFIDAFTKESTTMKLKPTKPVKPFNLCYEADDVLETYLGPNVPLVDLVMQNDVKWTIFGENSMVRIVDEGLDVWCLAFVDGGVKSVSSIVIGGHQLEDNLLQFDLGAKRLGFSSSLLQHKTMCANFNFSINSTIKLF; from the coding sequence ATGTCTCTCAAacgtttctttctttttgtttttctattcaTATCTCCTTCATTTTCAGCCTTACTTGCTCCCATCACTAAACACCACATCCAAACAAGCCGTTTTTACACGTTAAAACTTTACCTCATGACCCCTTTGCAACATACTGATTTACTACTTCACATTGGTGCAAAATACACTGCGGTTGATTGTAATCATAACTACACTTCCACCACTTCATGGCCCGTTCCTTGTAACTCCCCTCTTTGTCACTCCCTCCAAAAATTTCAAGTCAACACCACTAACTGTAACATCACCAGAACCACCAGGAACCGAGTTCCTGGTGGTTGTGTCATATTAACCCATAACTCACACGCCAGGGTTGACTCATTGGCTTTACCAACGACCAATGGGTGCAACCAGGGCCAACTCCGGGTATTCCCTAAGTTTGTTTTGACTTGCTCTGCCGAGGCGTCAAAGTTACTAAAAGGCCATGCAAAGAAAGAAATCGTTGGGTTAGCCGGTTTAGGGTATTCAAAGTATTCACTGGCTGCACAGGTTAGTACCACCACATCCATTTTCGCAGTTTGTCTTTCTGGCTCGCCTTCAGCTCCTGGTGTAGCGTTTTTTGAGCTGCCTAAACCGTATTATTTCTTGCCTGGAGTTGATGTTTCAGATCATCTTAACTACACTCCTTTAATGTTTTCACATATCACCACccaaaaaaccaataaaaaacACTTTGAAGACGCATATTTTCTTGGTGTTAAATCTATAAACATTAATGGTAAACCGACAGCTATAGACCAGACGCTTCTTACTATTAATACAAATGGTAAAGGTGGGACAAGGATTAGCACGTTGGATCCTTACACCGTGTTAGAAAGATCAATCTTCACGACTTTCATAGACGCGTTCACAAAAGAATCAACTACAATGAAGCTGAAACCAACTAAACCCGTTAAGCCATTTAACTTATGTTATGAAGCCGATGATGTTTTAGAAACATATTTGGGACCAAACGTGCCTTTGGTTGATTTAGTGATGCAGAATGATGTGAAATGGACCATTTTTGGGGAGAACTCGATGGTGAGGATTGTTGATGAAGGTTTGGATGTATGGTGTTTAGCCTTTGTTGATGGAGGTGTTAAATCTGTTTCGTCAATAGTTATCGGAGGGCATCAGTTGGAGGATAATTTGTTGCAGTTTGATCTAGGAGCAAAAAGATTAGGATTTAGTTCATCACTTTTGCAACATAAAACAATGTGTGCTAATTTTAATTTTAGCATTAACAGTACCATCAAACTCTTTTAG
- the LOC122592108 gene encoding uncharacterized protein LOC122592108, protein MRDYFVEESKFDEPFFGHRFRMSKRLFLKIVGDIEANFSYFQEGYDARGKKSCTALQKCTSAIKQLSTGEPSDTYDEYLCMTARTSRESMEYFCDAVVNLYQKVFLRRPTSYDLALITQAHEERHHIPGMLGSLDCTHIEWRMSPKHLKGQYTRGDHKVSTIMIECVASYDLWIWHSFFGPAGSNNDVNVLQQSPLFQNERNGSTPDSSFSVNGHEYKRDYYLTNGIYHRWAAFVKVYPHPVEQDEKKIKRLQEAAR, encoded by the coding sequence ATGCGTGACTACTTCGTTGAAGAATCAAAGTTTGACGAACCATTTTTTGGTCATCGTTTTCGCATGAGCAAgaggttgtttttgaagattgttggtgatattgaagCCAACTTTAGTTACTTTCAAGAGGGGTACGACGCACGGGGTAAAAAAAGTTGCACTGCTCTTCAAAAGTGCACATCGGCGATCAAGCAACTGTCTACGGGTGAACCTTCAGACACGTATGACGAGTATTTATGTATGACTGCTAGAACTTCACGCGAGAGCATGGAGTACTTTTGTGATGCGGTCGTCAATTTGTATCAAAAGGTGTTCTTACGTAGGCCTACATCTTATGACTTGGCTCTCATCACAcaagctcatgaagaaagacacCACATTCCAGGAATGCTTggtagtcttgattgtacacacatCGAATGGAGGATGTCCCCTAAACACTTAAAGGGGCAATACACGAGGGGTGATCACAAGGTATCTACTATTATGATTGAGTGTGTTGCTTCTTatgacttgtggatttggcattcgTTTTTCGGTCCCGCTGGATCGAACAACGATGTCAATGTTTTGCAGCAGTCACCGTTGTTTCAAAACGAGCGTAATGGATCCACGCCAGACAGTTCATTTAGCGTAAATGGACATGAGTACAAGCGCGATTACTACCTTACCAATGGAATCTATCATAGGTGGGCTGCGTTTGTTAAAGTTTATCCTCATCCAGTGGAacaagatgaaaaaaaaattaaaagactaCAAGAGGCTGCAAGATAG